The following are encoded together in the Bradymonas sediminis genome:
- a CDS encoding AAA family ATPase codes for MNTTQTPSSFEQFRGTASYITSPELRDVVNVAVALQKPLLIRGEPGTGKTLLAHTVAEALGAELFHWHIKSTTKAQEGLYVYDTVQRLNDSRFGGADVGDIAQYIKLGAVGKSFTSPERSVLLIDEIDKADMEFPNDLLHELDRMSFEVAETQQLVEAKNRPVVIITSNAEKELPDAFLRRCIFHYIDFPSPEMMAQIVDVHHPYIDKKLAQMCLRRFYALRNNPAVRKKPSTSELVDWIGALIAAGISADTLAREIPFLGVLLKREEDLGQY; via the coding sequence ATGAATACGACCCAAACGCCTTCGAGCTTCGAGCAATTTCGCGGCACCGCCTCCTATATCACAAGCCCGGAGCTTCGCGATGTGGTGAATGTGGCGGTCGCGCTTCAAAAGCCGCTGCTGATCCGCGGCGAGCCCGGCACCGGCAAGACCCTGCTCGCCCACACCGTGGCCGAAGCCCTGGGCGCCGAGCTATTTCATTGGCATATCAAATCGACGACCAAAGCGCAGGAGGGACTTTATGTCTATGACACCGTTCAGCGCCTCAATGACAGTCGCTTCGGCGGGGCCGATGTCGGCGATATCGCCCAATATATCAAGCTGGGCGCGGTCGGGAAGTCGTTCACCAGCCCCGAGCGAAGCGTGCTGCTCATCGATGAAATCGACAAAGCAGATATGGAATTCCCCAACGACTTGCTCCACGAGTTGGACCGCATGAGCTTCGAGGTCGCGGAGACCCAGCAGCTCGTCGAGGCCAAAAACCGCCCGGTTGTGATCATCACGTCCAACGCCGAAAAGGAGCTGCCCGACGCGTTTTTGCGCCGCTGCATCTTCCATTATATCGACTTCCCCAGCCCCGAGATGATGGCGCAGATCGTCGACGTGCATCACCCCTACATCGATAAAAAGCTCGCGCAGATGTGCTTGCGCCGCTTCTACGCGCTGCGCAACAACCCGGCGGTGCGCAAAAAACCGTCGACCAGTGAGCTGGTCGACTGGATCGGCGCGCTGATCGCCGCGGGCATCTCGGCCGACACGCTCGCGCGCGAGATTCCGTTTTTGGGCGTGCTGCTCAAGCGCGAAGAAGACCTGGGACAATATTGA